TCATCAACCATTGGAAAGGTGTTTATGTTTCTTGCGTCAAGCTGGCCTGGAGTTCTCCTTGGAAGAATAACAGATAGGTTTGGGAAGGGATTAAGAACTGCTCCAAGAGATGCACTTATTGCAGAATCGGTAAAGGAGAAGAGGGGGGCAGCTTTTGGTCTTCACAGAACCCTTGATACCCTTGGAGCATTCACCGGAGTACTCATTGCAATATGGTTTATGAGAAGATACGAACTTGAATCAATAAAGGGAAGCACAGAGGTGTTAAAAAATTATCTACCTGCATTCAAATCTCTACTCCTCTTAAGTCTTATCCCTGCAATTCTTGGTGTCATTGTTCTCTTCTTTGCAAGAGAAACTGGGGGAGGAAAACTTTCAAAGAAACTTGTCTTTAAATGGAAGGAACTTCCTTCAAAACTGAAGGGATTTTTAATTGTAACCTTCATCTTTACCCTTGGAAATTCATCAAATCAATTCCTTCTCCTCAGGGCAAAAACCATAGGCTTCTCTGTAGTTTCAGTGCTTTTACTCTACTTAACCTACAATGCAGTCTATGCACTCTTCTCCTATCCTGCAGGGAGACTTTCGGATAGAATTGGTAGAAAATGGATAATTGTTATCGGTTATCTTACTTACGGACTTGTGTACATACTCTTTTCACTCACAAAGAATCCATTGTTTATATACATTCTCTTTGGAATATATGGAATCTACATGGGACTTACAGAGGGGGTTTCCAAGGCACTTGTATCTGACATTGCACCAAAGGATTTAAAGGCAACACTTATAGGACTTCATGCAACCCTTGTTGGTATAGGTCTATTTCCTGCATCTTTAATTGCAGGAATTCTCTGGCAGAGAATTTCTCCTGTGGCTACATTTATGTTTGGTGGAGCCATGGGAATAATTGCCGCCATCGGAATGATGATTGTTTTGTAAAGGAGGATTGTATGGCTTTTGTAAAAAAACTTAAGTGTGTGCTTTGTGGAAGTGAATACTCACCAGATGAAGTAACCTACACATGTCCCAAGTGTGGATACGATGGTATCCTTGAGGTTATATATGATTATGAAAAAATAAAAGAAAACTTTTCTTTAAAAAAATTAAAGGAGAGACCTTTAAATATATGGAGATACATGGAGCTTCTTCCAGTTGAAGAAGGAGAGTTTCCACCATTATCTATCGGTTGGACTCCTTTGTATGAAGTTAAACGCTTAAGGGAGAAACTTAACCTTAAAAACCTCTTCATAAAGGATGATGGCAAAAATCCAACGGCATCTTTAAAGGATAGAGCCTCTGCTGTCGCCGTTAAAAAGGCAATGGAGATTGGTGCTAAGGCAATAACCACTGCATCAACAGGGAATGCTGCATCATCTCTTGCAGGAGTCTCAGCAAGTGTGGGACTTCCCTCCTTTATTTTTGTTCCAAGAAACGCTCCAAAGGCAAAGATTGCTCAGCTTCTTGTCTTTGGATCCACAGTTTTTAGTGTAAATGGAACTTATGATGATGCCTTTGATTTGTGTATAAAGACATCAGAGGAATTTGGTTGGTACAATAGAAACACAGCTTTTAATCCATACACCTTGGAAGGGAAAAAGACCGTTTCTCTTGAGATATGGGAGCAACTTGGTGGAAAGGCTCCAGATAAAGTCTTTGTGTCTGTAGGAGATGGGGTTATATACGGTGGAGTTTACAAGGGATTTTATGATTTGTATGCTCTTGGTCTTATAGATAAAATCCCTGAGGTTATAGGAGTTCAGGCAGAGGGTTCTGCTCCCATTGTTAAAGCCTTCAACGAGGGAAAGGAGAGGGTTACTCCACTTAAAAACCCAAAAACCATTGCAGACTCCATATCAGTTGGGATACCAAGGAATGGAACAATGGCATTGAAGTATGCAAGGAAATGGAACGGAAAGTTTATATCAGTTTCAGATGAAGAGATACTCTCTGCCATCCCCTTCCTCGGAAAATTAACTGGAGTGTTTGGAGAACCAGCAGGAGTTACAGGACTTGCTGGACTCCTTAAGATGCTCAAAAACAACGAAATTGATAGGGATGAAGTTATAGTGGTTATAGTCACAGGGAATGGCCTTAAAGATGTTGAATCTGCAATGAAGAGTGTGGGAGAACCAATACTCGTGGAAAACTCCTTTGAAGATGTAAAGAGAAAAATCAAAAACCTTTAAATATTTTTGTATACATCTCCCCTAAGCCCAATTTTTATAATGAGAATATACAGTTTCTCTTTTTCCACAAGATAAATAACCCTGTATTCTCCAATCCTCAATCTCCTTAAGTCTAATTCTGTTCCCTTAAGTTTCTCACCATAAAATGGATTGTGTGATAATTCTTCTATTTTATCTACTATTTTCTCTCTCACCTTCTTTGTAAGTCTTTTTAAACTCTTAACCGCACTCTTCTTCCATTTAATCTGAAAATATCTCTTTTTTCGCTTGCTCATGGGAAATTATCTCATCATCTTTATCTGAGAGAATTCTCTTTGCTTCCTCCACATCGTATAAATCCTCAAGATATGACTCTATTAACTCTTTAATAATTGAACTTCTGGAGCGTTTGAGCACTTTTGAAATTATATCTATCTTTCTAACTGTTTCATCCTTAAGCCTTACAGAGATGGTCTTTGCCATAAAAACCTCCTTTATATACATTGTAATTAATTATTCTACTTTACTCAACCTCATCTAT
This Caldisericia bacterium DNA region includes the following protein-coding sequences:
- a CDS encoding ribbon-helix-helix protein, CopG family, yielding MAKTISVRLKDETVRKIDIISKVLKRSRSSIIKELIESYLEDLYDVEEAKRILSDKDDEIISHEQAKKEIFSD
- a CDS encoding threonine synthase, whose protein sequence is MAFVKKLKCVLCGSEYSPDEVTYTCPKCGYDGILEVIYDYEKIKENFSLKKLKERPLNIWRYMELLPVEEGEFPPLSIGWTPLYEVKRLREKLNLKNLFIKDDGKNPTASLKDRASAVAVKKAMEIGAKAITTASTGNAASSLAGVSASVGLPSFIFVPRNAPKAKIAQLLVFGSTVFSVNGTYDDAFDLCIKTSEEFGWYNRNTAFNPYTLEGKKTVSLEIWEQLGGKAPDKVFVSVGDGVIYGGVYKGFYDLYALGLIDKIPEVIGVQAEGSAPIVKAFNEGKERVTPLKNPKTIADSISVGIPRNGTMALKYARKWNGKFISVSDEEILSAIPFLGKLTGVFGEPAGVTGLAGLLKMLKNNEIDRDEVIVVIVTGNGLKDVESAMKSVGEPILVENSFEDVKRKIKNL
- a CDS encoding MFS transporter, with product MSNVIITGITSFLTDVSSEMFYPLISLYLVALGSGPEIIGVIEGIAESLASLLKVFSGHISDKIGKRKPLAILGYSSSTIGKVFMFLASSWPGVLLGRITDRFGKGLRTAPRDALIAESVKEKRGAAFGLHRTLDTLGAFTGVLIAIWFMRRYELESIKGSTEVLKNYLPAFKSLLLLSLIPAILGVIVLFFARETGGGKLSKKLVFKWKELPSKLKGFLIVTFIFTLGNSSNQFLLLRAKTIGFSVVSVLLLYLTYNAVYALFSYPAGRLSDRIGRKWIIVIGYLTYGLVYILFSLTKNPLFIYILFGIYGIYMGLTEGVSKALVSDIAPKDLKATLIGLHATLVGIGLFPASLIAGILWQRISPVATFMFGGAMGIIAAIGMMIVL
- a CDS encoding type II toxin-antitoxin system RelE/ParE family toxin, yielding MSKRKKRYFQIKWKKSAVKSLKRLTKKVREKIVDKIEELSHNPFYGEKLKGTELDLRRLRIGEYRVIYLVEKEKLYILIIKIGLRGDVYKNI